A part of Magnetospirillum sp. ME-1 genomic DNA contains:
- a CDS encoding MFS transporter, with protein sequence MSRPAWLSPAVLLVFIGGALMMSVSMGSRQAQGLLIGPLSLDRQWPLATFSLAVAIHNLMWGFFQPFTGAAADRFGAAKVAALGALTFGIGMMMVGMGGVWSTTIGLGVVSGFGLAATSFSVVLGPVGRAVKPEHRTSAMGMGSALGSLGMMAMIPLAQWLIGEFGPTRAVWILSAFSLASIPLALVLAKGEKASQPPASAIVHQSIGQALREAWHHPGYRLLAAGFFVCGFQVTFIGVHLPGYLALCGMSKGAGATALLVIGGFNVIGTWMMGQLSQKYRPKYVLSAIYLGRAVVTFAFVMGPKNEWTLLAFAASIGLLWLSTVPPTSGLIAGVFGPRYLGMLFGLVFFTHQVGSFLGSWLGGLIYDATLSYDVMWAGTAILGIFAALVHLPIRDQALARAAA encoded by the coding sequence ATGTCCCGTCCCGCATGGCTATCGCCCGCCGTTCTGCTCGTCTTCATCGGCGGGGCGCTGATGATGAGCGTCTCCATGGGATCGCGCCAGGCCCAGGGCCTGCTGATTGGGCCGCTGTCGCTGGACCGCCAGTGGCCGCTGGCCACCTTTTCCCTGGCGGTGGCCATTCACAACCTGATGTGGGGCTTCTTTCAGCCGTTCACCGGCGCCGCCGCCGACCGCTTCGGCGCGGCCAAGGTCGCCGCCCTGGGCGCGCTGACCTTCGGCATCGGCATGATGATGGTGGGAATGGGAGGGGTCTGGTCGACCACCATCGGCCTGGGCGTGGTGTCGGGCTTCGGTCTGGCCGCCACCAGCTTTTCCGTGGTGCTGGGCCCTGTGGGCCGCGCAGTAAAGCCCGAGCACCGCACCTCGGCCATGGGCATGGGCTCGGCCCTGGGGTCGCTGGGCATGATGGCCATGATTCCGCTGGCCCAATGGCTGATCGGCGAGTTCGGCCCCACCCGGGCGGTGTGGATTCTGTCGGCCTTTTCCCTGGCCTCCATTCCGCTGGCCCTGGTGCTGGCCAAGGGCGAGAAGGCGTCCCAGCCCCCGGCCTCCGCCATCGTCCACCAAAGCATCGGCCAGGCGCTGCGCGAGGCCTGGCACCATCCCGGCTATCGCCTGCTGGCCGCCGGGTTCTTCGTCTGCGGCTTCCAGGTTACCTTCATCGGCGTGCATCTGCCCGGCTATCTGGCCCTGTGCGGCATGAGCAAGGGAGCGGGCGCCACCGCCCTGCTGGTCATCGGCGGCTTCAACGTGATCGGCACCTGGATGATGGGCCAGCTGTCCCAGAAGTACCGGCCCAAATACGTGCTGTCGGCCATCTATCTCGGCCGCGCCGTGGTCACCTTCGCCTTCGTCATGGGGCCGAAGAACGAGTGGACCCTGCTGGCCTTCGCCGCCAGCATCGGCCTGTTGTGGCTGTCCACCGTGCCCCCCACCTCGGGCCTGATCGCCGGCGTGTTCGGCCCCAGGTATCTGGGCATGCTGTTCGGCCTGGTGTTCTTCACCCACCAGGTGGGCAGCTTCCTGGGTTCGTGGCTGGGCGGCCTGATCTACGACGCCACCCTGTCCTACGACGTGATGTGGGCCGGAACCGCAATCCTGGGGATTTTCGCCGCCCTGGTGCACCTGCCCATCCGCGACCAGGCCCTGGCGCGGGCGGCGGCTTAA
- a CDS encoding anion transporter, which produces MDSFVVTVFFLTYLGMAIGSVPGLKLDRTGIALLAVVVLLVSGKVGVKAMGTSIDVPTLLLLFALMIISAQFQLAGVYGAVAEKVAESPGSARRLLALVIAVSGGMSAVLANDVVCFAMTPIIAEGIRRRGLDPRPYLLGLVGAANAGSAATLIGNPQNILIGQVGGLDFWNFLAACAAPSALSLVAVYYCITWIWQRELDAVPEPVASHPPAQGNRWQAVKGGIALAILALLFAAPLPREVGAMVIAALLLASRRMSSREMIGLVDWHLLLLFACLFVVTGAFADTDMARHWVNWLAEHGWFPDNLKSMLPVALVASNSIGNVPAVMLILAVWPTPDPGALTGLALLSTLAGNFLLVGSMANIIVAERAQAAGCRLSFGDFARAGIPMTLLTMGLAVIWLRLGGWMTW; this is translated from the coding sequence ATGGATAGCTTCGTCGTCACCGTCTTCTTCCTCACCTATCTCGGCATGGCCATCGGCTCGGTGCCGGGGCTGAAGCTCGACCGCACCGGCATCGCCCTCTTGGCGGTGGTGGTGCTGTTGGTGTCGGGCAAGGTCGGCGTCAAGGCCATGGGCACCTCCATCGACGTGCCGACCCTTTTGCTGCTGTTCGCCCTGATGATCATCTCGGCCCAGTTCCAGCTGGCCGGGGTTTATGGCGCGGTGGCGGAAAAGGTGGCGGAATCACCCGGCTCGGCCCGGCGGCTCCTCGCCCTGGTCATCGCCGTTTCGGGGGGAATGTCGGCGGTGCTGGCCAACGACGTGGTGTGCTTCGCCATGACCCCGATCATCGCCGAGGGCATCAGGCGGCGCGGCCTCGATCCCCGCCCCTATCTGCTGGGCCTGGTGGGCGCCGCCAATGCCGGCAGCGCCGCCACCCTGATCGGCAATCCCCAGAACATCCTGATCGGCCAGGTGGGCGGGCTGGATTTCTGGAACTTCCTGGCGGCCTGCGCCGCGCCGTCCGCCCTGTCGCTGGTGGCGGTGTATTACTGCATCACCTGGATCTGGCAGCGCGAGCTGGACGCCGTCCCGGAGCCGGTCGCCTCCCATCCGCCGGCCCAGGGCAACCGCTGGCAAGCGGTCAAGGGCGGCATCGCGCTGGCCATCCTGGCCTTGCTGTTCGCCGCGCCGCTGCCGCGCGAGGTGGGCGCCATGGTCATCGCCGCCCTGCTGCTCGCCAGCCGCCGCATGAGCTCGCGCGAGATGATCGGGCTGGTGGACTGGCACCTGCTTTTGCTGTTCGCCTGCCTGTTCGTGGTCACCGGCGCCTTCGCCGACACCGACATGGCGCGGCACTGGGTCAACTGGCTGGCCGAGCACGGCTGGTTCCCCGACAATCTCAAGTCCATGCTGCCGGTGGCGCTGGTCGCGTCCAACTCCATCGGCAACGTGCCCGCCGTGATGCTGATCCTGGCGGTGTGGCCCACCCCCGACCCCGGCGCGCTCACCGGCCTCGCCCTTTTGTCCACCCTGGCCGGCAACTTCCTGCTGGTGGGCAGCATGGCCAACATCATCGTGGCCGAGCGCGCCCAGGCCGCCGGCTGCCGCCTGTCGTTCGGCGATTTCGCCCGGGCCGGCATTCCCATGACCCTGCTGACCATGGGGCTGGCCGTCATCTGGCTGCGCCTGGGCGGCTGGATGACCTGGTAG
- a CDS encoding NADPH:quinone oxidoreductase family protein, protein MKAVVCPAFGQDLVVTDFPAPAMIDGGVRIKVHAAGVNFADSLITGGKYQEKMEPPFVPGMELAGVVTEVAPGVTNCKPGDRVMATVTGGAFAEEAVCAWTDVYVLPDSLDFVTAAGFPVAYGTSHHGLKKAGLKAGETLVVHGAAGGVGLTAVEIGRAMGATVIGSAGGPDKVKVAMEHGCHHGIDYKAEDIRDRVKALTDGRGADVVYDPVGGGVFDASLRSIAADGRILIIGFAGGTVQQIPANILLVKNVTVIGYYWGAYRKLAPQSVRESMQECLDWWAAGKLSPHVSKVMELDQAVEAIGMLKGRAATGKIVLVCR, encoded by the coding sequence ATGAAAGCCGTCGTCTGCCCCGCTTTCGGCCAGGATCTGGTCGTCACCGACTTCCCCGCGCCCGCCATGATCGATGGCGGGGTGCGCATCAAAGTGCATGCGGCCGGCGTCAACTTCGCCGATTCCCTGATCACCGGCGGCAAGTACCAGGAAAAGATGGAGCCGCCCTTCGTGCCCGGCATGGAACTGGCCGGCGTAGTCACCGAGGTGGCGCCGGGCGTCACCAACTGCAAACCCGGCGACCGGGTGATGGCCACCGTGACGGGGGGCGCCTTCGCCGAGGAGGCGGTGTGCGCCTGGACCGACGTCTACGTCCTGCCCGATTCCCTCGACTTCGTCACCGCCGCCGGCTTTCCGGTGGCCTACGGCACCTCGCACCACGGGCTGAAGAAGGCCGGACTCAAGGCCGGCGAGACCCTGGTGGTCCACGGCGCGGCGGGCGGCGTGGGGCTCACCGCCGTCGAGATCGGCCGCGCCATGGGCGCCACGGTGATCGGCTCCGCCGGCGGGCCGGACAAGGTCAAGGTGGCCATGGAGCACGGCTGCCACCACGGCATCGACTACAAGGCCGAGGACATCCGCGACCGGGTCAAGGCGCTGACCGACGGCAGGGGCGCCGACGTGGTCTACGACCCGGTGGGAGGAGGGGTGTTCGACGCCTCGCTTCGCTCGATCGCCGCCGACGGACGCATCCTGATCATCGGCTTCGCCGGCGGTACGGTGCAGCAGATTCCCGCCAACATCCTGCTGGTCAAGAACGTCACGGTGATCGGCTATTACTGGGGCGCCTACCGCAAGCTCGCCCCCCAGTCGGTGCGCGAGTCCATGCAGGAATGCCTGGACTGGTGGGCGGCGGGGAAACTCTCTCCCCACGTCTCAAAGGTCATGGAGCTCGACCAGGCGGTGGAAGCCATCGGAATGTTGAAGGGCCGCGCCGCCACGGGAAAAATCGTCCTCGTCTGTCGATGA
- a CDS encoding cytochrome b/b6 domain-containing protein, with amino-acid sequence MSQPKFRLWDLPTRLFHWSLAAAIVAASLSGQLGGGLMTWHGRIGLAVVGLLAFRLVWGVVGSTYARFAHFIPTPARIRAYLKGEWHGEGHNPLGALSVFGLLGLLTVQVATGLFANDDIAFTGPLYDLAGKALSNRLTAIHHLLSKLVYLLVALHVGAIVFYARIKKQNLVLPMLTGVKEGAGEPARGGGIVALAVALVMAAAMIYGASGRWMPPPPPPPPAASTPDF; translated from the coding sequence ATGAGCCAACCGAAATTCCGCCTGTGGGACCTGCCCACCCGCCTGTTCCACTGGTCGCTGGCGGCGGCCATCGTCGCCGCCTCCCTCAGCGGCCAGCTGGGCGGCGGATTGATGACCTGGCACGGCCGCATCGGCCTGGCGGTGGTGGGATTGCTGGCGTTTCGGCTGGTCTGGGGCGTGGTGGGATCGACCTATGCCCGCTTCGCCCATTTCATCCCGACGCCCGCCAGGATCAGGGCCTATCTCAAGGGCGAATGGCACGGCGAGGGCCATAATCCGCTGGGCGCCCTGTCGGTGTTCGGCCTGCTGGGCCTGCTGACGGTGCAGGTGGCCACCGGCCTGTTTGCCAACGACGACATCGCGTTTACCGGCCCGCTCTACGATCTGGCCGGCAAGGCGCTGTCCAACCGCCTGACCGCCATCCACCACCTGCTGTCCAAGCTGGTCTACCTGCTGGTCGCCCTGCATGTGGGCGCCATCGTCTTCTATGCCCGGATCAAAAAGCAGAACCTCGTCCTGCCCATGCTGACCGGGGTGAAGGAGGGAGCGGGCGAGCCGGCCCGAGGTGGCGGAATCGTCGCCCTGGCCGTGGCCCTGGTCATGGCCGCCGCGATGATCTACGGCGCATCCGGCCGGTGGATGCCGCCGCCTCCCCCGCCGCCGCCCGCCGCCTCGACCCCGGATTTCTAG
- a CDS encoding nucleotidyltransferase family protein, whose translation MKERRRPERGRPNVIEIVVRVPADKADAVKAYAGRISRRRTPAARDEVIGRLQSRPDIMQRFGVKALYLFGSVVRDEARPTSDIDLMVDFHPGKPGGLFAYVEMKHALEGLLGRPVDLITSGNIKPRLKRRILDECLPVYGEGVEQT comes from the coding sequence ATGAAGGAACGCCGACGGCCGGAACGCGGCCGCCCCAACGTCATCGAGATCGTGGTGCGCGTGCCCGCCGACAAGGCCGACGCGGTCAAGGCCTATGCCGGGCGCATCTCGCGCCGCCGCACGCCCGCCGCCCGCGACGAGGTGATCGGCCGCCTGCAGTCGCGCCCCGACATCATGCAGCGCTTCGGCGTCAAGGCGCTGTACCTGTTCGGCTCGGTGGTCAGGGACGAGGCGCGCCCCACCTCCGACATCGACCTGATGGTGGACTTCCACCCCGGCAAGCCCGGCGGCCTGTTCGCCTATGTGGAGATGAAGCACGCCCTGGAGGGGCTGCTGGGCCGCCCGGTGGACCTGATCACCTCGGGCAACATCAAGCCGCGCCTGAAACGGCGCATTTTGGACGAATGCCTGCCGGTCTACGGCGAGGGAGTGGAACAGACGTGA
- a CDS encoding SDR family NAD(P)-dependent oxidoreductase, which produces MTRFKSVLITGASSGLGAGLARAFAASGTILHLSGRHGGRLDEVAGQCRARGAEVHLRQVDVTDSAACAAWVQAADSVSPLDLVIANAGISAGTGGGGETAAQTKAIFAVNVDGVFNTVMPALPLMRARGTGQIGIMSSLASFRGFPGAPAYCASKAAVRVWGEGLRGEMAPFGVGISVICPGFVETPMTAVNRFSMPFLMDVERASRIMADGLRANRGRIAFPWPMHLMARMAGCLPSALMDRIAARMPKK; this is translated from the coding sequence ATGACACGATTCAAATCCGTCCTGATCACCGGCGCGTCGTCGGGCCTGGGGGCGGGGCTGGCGCGGGCCTTCGCCGCCTCTGGGACCATTCTGCACCTGTCGGGACGCCATGGGGGGCGCCTGGACGAGGTCGCCGGGCAATGCCGGGCCAGGGGCGCCGAGGTTCACCTCCGTCAGGTGGACGTCACCGATTCCGCCGCCTGCGCCGCCTGGGTCCAGGCGGCGGATTCCGTCTCTCCCCTGGATCTGGTCATCGCCAATGCCGGCATCTCGGCGGGAACCGGCGGTGGCGGAGAAACGGCGGCGCAGACGAAGGCCATCTTCGCCGTCAACGTGGACGGCGTGTTCAACACCGTGATGCCCGCCCTGCCCCTGATGCGGGCACGGGGCACAGGGCAGATCGGCATCATGAGCTCGCTGGCAAGCTTCCGCGGATTTCCCGGCGCCCCGGCCTATTGCGCCTCCAAGGCCGCCGTGCGGGTGTGGGGCGAGGGATTGCGGGGCGAGATGGCGCCGTTCGGCGTCGGAATCTCGGTGATCTGCCCCGGCTTCGTCGAAACGCCCATGACGGCGGTAAACCGCTTTTCCATGCCCTTCCTGATGGACGTGGAGCGGGCCAGCCGCATCATGGCCGACGGATTGCGGGCCAATCGCGGACGTATCGCCTTTCCCTGGCCCATGCACCTCATGGCGCGTATGGCCGGCTGCCTGCCGAGCGCGCTCATGGACCGCATCGCGGCCAGAATGCCGAAGAAGTAA
- the gmk gene encoding guanylate kinase has translation MSDTLPTIGRRGLMLVLSSPSGAGKSTISRALLERDTAIGMSVSATTRAPRPGEVDGKDYHFVTVDKFHEMVEKREFLEHARVFDNFYGTPRGPVDQILRSGRDVLFDIDWQGTQQMAQNARADLVSVFILPPSVEELERRLRGRAQDSDEVVAKRMAKAGDEMSHWPEYDYIVVNVELENSIAAVQSILAAERLKRDRQVGLPDFVTRLRGEE, from the coding sequence ATGAGCGATACACTCCCCACCATCGGCCGCCGCGGCCTCATGCTCGTCCTGTCGTCGCCCTCGGGCGCGGGCAAGAGCACCATCTCCCGCGCCCTGCTCGAGCGCGACACGGCCATCGGCATGTCGGTCTCGGCCACCACGCGGGCGCCCCGCCCCGGCGAGGTGGACGGCAAGGACTATCACTTCGTCACCGTCGACAAGTTCCACGAGATGGTGGAAAAGCGGGAATTTCTGGAACACGCCCGCGTCTTCGACAATTTCTACGGCACCCCCAGAGGGCCGGTGGACCAGATCCTGCGCTCGGGCCGCGACGTGCTGTTCGACATCGACTGGCAGGGCACCCAGCAGATGGCCCAGAACGCCCGGGCCGATCTGGTCTCGGTGTTCATCCTGCCGCCCTCGGTGGAGGAGTTGGAGCGCCGCCTCAGGGGCCGCGCCCAGGATTCCGACGAGGTGGTGGCCAAGCGCATGGCCAAGGCCGGCGACGAGATGAGCCACTGGCCCGAATACGACTACATCGTGGTCAACGTCGAGCTGGAGAACTCCATCGCCGCCGTCCAGTCCATCCTGGCCGCCGAACGCCTGAAGCGCGACCGCCAGGTGGGCCTGCCCGACTTCGTCACCCGCCTGCGGGGCGAGGAGTAG
- a CDS encoding NUDIX hydrolase, whose amino-acid sequence MKPSGPTLRSIPEGDDRERLVCGDCGFVLYENPKIIVGAVCTWGDSYLMVKRAIEPRLGYWTMPIGYMELGETTEQGARREVWEEARAVVEVDGLLAVFSFPQIGQVHMIYRARLVTPEFAAGPESLEAGLFTWDEIPWDHLAYPNVRMALDYEREVKGKAAFAPIGL is encoded by the coding sequence ATGAAGCCGTCAGGGCCGACCCTTCGATCCATCCCCGAAGGCGATGACCGCGAACGTCTGGTCTGCGGCGATTGCGGCTTCGTGCTGTACGAAAACCCCAAGATCATCGTCGGCGCCGTGTGCACCTGGGGCGACAGCTACCTGATGGTCAAGCGGGCCATCGAACCCCGGCTGGGCTATTGGACCATGCCCATCGGCTACATGGAACTGGGCGAAACCACCGAGCAGGGCGCGCGGCGCGAGGTGTGGGAGGAAGCCCGCGCCGTGGTCGAGGTGGACGGCCTGCTGGCGGTGTTCTCCTTTCCCCAGATCGGCCAGGTCCACATGATCTATCGTGCCCGCCTGGTGACCCCCGAATTCGCCGCCGGACCGGAAAGCCTGGAAGCCGGGCTGTTCACCTGGGACGAGATCCCCTGGGACCATCTCGCCTATCCCAACGTCCGCATGGCGCTCGACTACGAGCGCGAGGTCAAGGGCAAGGCGGCGTTCGCGCCGATCGGGCTGTAG
- a CDS encoding tetratricopeptide repeat protein: MSRSEADRVLDEAESLWLSGEKQRARECCLRARLLYHEAGDRRGEADALTRMGDLEAETGHGNAARQAFVEARQIHARNGEQREQAAILVRLAHLSLREDDRPEARSIYLSALELYESAADFSGLGHVHRALGHMERDQGDQDRALDRYREALACYRRASDTLGEAGALKSMAAIQRALGHPDRARAECEEALGLLRQVGDMLGEAKATRLMARILADEGRRDEARKSMHAAAKLFGRAGDVAARDEAEAEARGM; this comes from the coding sequence ATGAGCCGCAGCGAAGCCGACCGGGTGCTCGACGAGGCGGAAAGCCTGTGGCTGTCGGGCGAAAAGCAGCGGGCGCGGGAATGCTGTCTGCGGGCGCGCCTTCTGTACCACGAGGCAGGGGACCGGCGGGGCGAAGCCGACGCGCTGACCCGCATGGGCGATCTCGAGGCGGAGACCGGTCACGGCAATGCCGCCCGCCAGGCCTTTGTCGAGGCGCGCCAGATCCACGCGCGAAACGGCGAACAGCGCGAGCAGGCCGCCATCCTGGTGCGCCTCGCCCATCTGTCCCTGCGTGAAGACGACAGGCCGGAGGCCCGCTCCATCTACCTTTCCGCCCTGGAACTCTATGAATCCGCCGCCGATTTCTCGGGCCTCGGCCATGTCCACCGCGCACTGGGCCACATGGAGCGCGACCAGGGCGACCAGGACCGGGCGCTGGACCGCTACCGCGAGGCCCTGGCCTGCTACCGCCGCGCCTCGGATACCCTGGGCGAGGCCGGGGCGCTGAAATCCATGGCCGCCATCCAGCGGGCGCTGGGCCACCCCGACCGGGCGCGGGCCGAGTGCGAGGAGGCGCTGGGCCTGCTGCGGCAAGTGGGCGATATGCTGGGCGAGGCCAAGGCCACCCGCCTGATGGCCCGCATCCTGGCCGACGAGGGACGCCGGGACGAGGCCCGCAAATCCATGCATGCCGCCGCCAAACTGTTCGGACGGGCGGGCGACGTGGCCGCCCGCGACGAGGCGGAGGCCGAAGCGAGGGGAATGTAG
- a CDS encoding HepT-like ribonuclease domain-containing protein, with product MTFKDWRVRIEDMIEAIERIRRYTDGMDERRFVADDRTVDAVIRNLEIVGEAAKRVPSQVAERHPDIPWSRMTEMRNILVHEYHSVDPSIVFDTARRDLPPLLGPLKSLLAEKNGNGNGG from the coding sequence GTGACCTTCAAGGATTGGCGGGTCCGCATCGAGGACATGATCGAGGCCATCGAGCGCATCCGGCGCTATACCGACGGCATGGACGAGCGCCGCTTCGTCGCCGACGACCGCACGGTGGACGCCGTCATCCGCAACCTGGAGATCGTCGGCGAGGCGGCCAAGCGCGTCCCCTCCCAGGTGGCCGAGCGCCACCCCGACATCCCGTGGAGCAGGATGACCGAGATGCGCAACATCCTGGTGCACGAATACCATTCGGTGGACCCCTCCATCGTCTTCGATACGGCCCGCCGCGATCTGCCCCCGCTCTTGGGGCCGCTCAAATCCCTGCTGGCCGAGAAGAACGGCAACGGGAACGGCGGATGA
- a CDS encoding YicC/YloC family endoribonuclease has product MTVASMTGYARAEGRDSQGTWVWEGKSVNGRGLELRIKSAPGYDGLEVHAREAAAKRLKRGNVQISLNVRAETEQSQVRVNEALLGQLIAICEQWQAKTHGIQPARMDGLLGLKGVLEPVAEAAEAGDADSLRAARDEAMKSSLEAMLDQLAAMRRVEGARIAAVLAAQLDEIATLSARAGNCAVLRPEAVRERLRAQVAQVLEAAPTLPEERIAQEVALIAVKADVREELDRLAAHVAAARDLLAQGGAVGRKLDFLAQEFNREANTLCSKSSDVELTRVGLDLKAVIDQFKEQVQNIE; this is encoded by the coding sequence TTGACCGTCGCCAGCATGACCGGCTACGCCCGCGCCGAAGGCCGTGATTCCCAGGGGACCTGGGTGTGGGAGGGCAAGAGCGTCAACGGCCGCGGCCTCGAGCTCCGGATCAAGTCCGCCCCCGGTTACGACGGGCTGGAGGTCCACGCCCGCGAAGCGGCGGCCAAGCGGCTGAAGCGCGGCAACGTCCAGATTTCCCTCAACGTGCGGGCCGAGACCGAGCAGTCCCAGGTCCGGGTCAACGAGGCGCTGCTGGGCCAGCTGATCGCCATCTGCGAGCAGTGGCAGGCCAAGACCCACGGCATCCAGCCGGCCCGCATGGACGGGCTGCTGGGCCTCAAGGGCGTGCTGGAGCCGGTGGCCGAGGCGGCGGAAGCCGGCGACGCCGATTCGCTGCGCGCCGCCCGTGACGAGGCCATGAAGTCCTCGCTGGAAGCCATGCTCGACCAGTTGGCCGCCATGCGCCGGGTGGAAGGGGCGCGCATCGCCGCCGTCCTTGCCGCCCAGCTGGACGAGATCGCCACCCTGTCCGCCCGGGCGGGCAATTGCGCCGTGCTGCGCCCCGAAGCGGTGCGCGAGCGCCTGCGCGCCCAGGTGGCCCAGGTGCTGGAAGCCGCGCCGACCCTGCCCGAGGAGCGCATCGCCCAGGAAGTGGCGCTGATCGCCGTCAAGGCCGATGTGCGCGAGGAACTGGACCGCCTCGCCGCCCACGTGGCCGCCGCCCGCGACCTGCTGGCCCAGGGGGGCGCCGTGGGGCGCAAGCTGGATTTCCTGGCCCAGGAGTTCAACCGCGAGGCCAATACGCTGTGCTCCAAATCCTCGGACGTGGAGCTGACCCGGGTGGGGCTCGACCTCAAGGCCGTCATCGACCAGTTCAAAGAGCAGGTCCAGAACATCGAGTAG
- a CDS encoding DUF420 domain-containing protein translates to MTAATTLPHVTALLNAVSLAFLVMGFVHIRKGNKDSHRKAMLGAVGASALFLAFYVVYHFAAPIFVFRGTGMVRPVYYALLISHVVLAAVALPLVAVTLLRALKDRFDLHPKIARWTLPLWLYVSITGIVVYLMLYHLYT, encoded by the coding sequence ATGACCGCAGCGACCACCCTGCCCCATGTCACCGCTTTGCTCAACGCGGTGTCGCTGGCCTTCCTGGTCATGGGCTTCGTCCATATCCGAAAGGGCAACAAGGACAGCCACCGCAAGGCCATGCTGGGCGCGGTGGGGGCATCGGCGCTGTTCCTGGCCTTCTACGTGGTCTATCACTTCGCCGCCCCCATCTTCGTATTCCGGGGGACCGGCATGGTGCGGCCGGTCTATTACGCACTGCTGATCAGCCATGTGGTGCTGGCGGCTGTGGCCCTGCCCCTGGTGGCGGTGACCCTGCTGCGCGCGCTGAAGGACCGCTTCGACCTGCATCCGAAAATCGCCCGCTGGACGCTGCCGCTGTGGCTTTACGTTTCTATCACCGGCATCGTTGTGTATCTTATGCTGTATCATCTATACACCTGA
- a CDS encoding pentapeptide repeat-containing protein, whose protein sequence is MRLVLILAVIVLVRPSASFGADCTQPAAPGVDWQRCYMDGRDLTRHDLSGARLRETSFQRARLTETVLAKVDGYRGKFISAVMTGARLDDGVFSDADFTKADLAGASLARADLRRARFYHASLRGADLTGAKTLGADLLNADLSGARWTDGKTICAEGSLGQCN, encoded by the coding sequence ATGAGGTTGGTCCTGATTCTTGCCGTCATCGTTCTGGTCCGCCCATCGGCGTCGTTTGGCGCCGATTGCACGCAGCCCGCGGCTCCGGGGGTGGATTGGCAGCGTTGCTACATGGACGGACGCGACCTGACCCGGCACGACCTGAGCGGGGCGCGGCTGCGCGAGACCAGCTTCCAGCGCGCCCGCCTGACGGAAACGGTTCTGGCGAAGGTGGACGGCTATCGGGGCAAGTTCATCAGCGCCGTCATGACGGGCGCGCGGCTTGACGATGGGGTGTTCAGCGACGCCGATTTCACCAAGGCGGACCTAGCGGGGGCATCCCTGGCGCGGGCCGATCTGCGTCGCGCCCGCTTTTACCACGCCTCGCTGCGCGGCGCCGATCTGACGGGCGCCAAGACGCTGGGGGCCGATTTATTGAACGCCGACCTGTCCGGCGCCCGATGGACGGACGGAAAGACCATTTGCGCCGAGGGCTCCCTCGGCCAGTGCAATTGA
- a CDS encoding c-type cytochrome, protein MTFKLLIAAATLAAVAVAGTASAQIKPEDAIKWRQSGYAFMAWNMARIKMNVEGAAYNKEEVIKAANAIQAIANSGMGALYLPGTDTGTGWEKTRAKPEIWTNKETLGKVATAFNKEANEMAKVAAAGDAAAAKEQFGKLAGTCKGCHDEFKIKQ, encoded by the coding sequence ATGACGTTCAAGCTTCTGATCGCCGCCGCCACCCTCGCCGCCGTCGCCGTCGCCGGCACCGCCAGCGCCCAGATCAAGCCGGAAGACGCCATCAAGTGGCGCCAGTCGGGCTACGCCTTCATGGCCTGGAACATGGCCCGCATCAAGATGAACGTCGAAGGCGCCGCCTATAACAAGGAAGAGGTGATCAAGGCCGCCAACGCCATTCAGGCCATCGCCAATTCCGGCATGGGCGCGCTGTACCTGCCCGGCACCGACACCGGCACCGGCTGGGAGAAGACCCGCGCCAAGCCGGAAATCTGGACCAACAAGGAAACCCTGGGCAAGGTGGCCACCGCCTTCAACAAGGAAGCCAACGAGATGGCCAAGGTGGCCGCCGCCGGCGATGCCGCCGCCGCCAAGGAGCAGTTCGGCAAGCTGGCCGGCACCTGCAAGGGCTGCCACGACGAGTTCAAGATCAAGCAGTAA